The Vigna unguiculata cultivar IT97K-499-35 chromosome 6, ASM411807v1, whole genome shotgun sequence genome contains a region encoding:
- the LOC114188979 gene encoding spermidine hydroxycinnamoyl transferase-like, with translation MVAIVASYSVFPSKETPKGHLWLSDNDHVWRSGHTPTIYVYKAKHSDDTIQRLRNSLPEILVHYYPLAGRLTLRETGRMEVDCNAKGVTLLQAETTKSLADYGDFSPSDSVRELVPKIDYTQPIEEIPLLLVQSTRFHDGEGFVIGVAFCHPLADGLAGTRFINSWAKLARGETLEPHELPYLDRTILKLQHSSTSPCFDHPELKPLPLKLGSSDINAEQSKKTSGVLLKLTPEQVQKLKKEANEEALEEGVRAYSRFEAIAGHVWRCACKARELDEKQPTVVRFNGDVRSRLVPPLPRNYFGNALAETVSPECYVGEIVSKPLSYGAQKIREATKKLRNEYIRSQMEIVLGEEQLDGIRGFFSGQGERNSFPFAGNPNLHITSWMSMPMYEADFGWGKPVFFGLAYVCAHDRAVILLGPHGDGSIIVSMHFQEAHLELFKKFFYQSL, from the coding sequence ATGGTAGCCATTGTTGCTTCTTACAGTGTCTTTCCAAGTAAAGAAACTCCCAAAGGTCATTTGTGGTTATCAGACAATGACCATGTCTGGCGTTCAGGTCACACACCCACTATCTATGTATACAAAGCCAAACACAGTGATGACACCATTCAGAGGTTGAGAAACTCTCTTCCTGAGATTTTGGTGCACTACTATCCACTTGCTGGCAGGTTAACCTTACGAGAAACTGGTCGAATGGAAGTGGATTGCAATGCCAAGGGAGTGACATTGCTTCAAGCTGAAACCACAAAATCATTGGCTGATTATGGAGATTTTTCACCTTCTGACTCTGTCAGGGAGCTTGTTCCAAAGATTGATTACACTCAACCCATAGAGGAAATTCCTTTGTTGCTTGTGCAATCCACAAGATTCCATGATGGTGAAGGCTTTGTCATTGGAGTGGCTTTCTGTCACCCTTTGGCTGATGGGCTTGCTGGCACTCGGTTCATCAATTCATGGGCAAAACTGGCTCGTGGAGAGACACTTGAGCCACATGAATTGCCCTACCTTGATAGAACAATACTCAAACTCCAACACTCATCGACATCACCGTGCTTTGATCACCCCGAGTTGAAACCTCTACCGTTAAAACTAGGAAGCTCTGATATCAATGCTGAGCAAAGCAAGAAGACAAGTGGTGTGTTACTGAAACTAACGCCAGAACAGGTGCAGAAGCTGAAGAAGGAGGCGAATGAAGAAGCCTTGGAAGAAGGGGTTAGAGCTTATAGCAGATTTGAAGCTATTGCAGGTCATGTATGGAGATGTGCATGTAAGGCTCGTGAACTTGATGAGAAGCAACCAACGGTGGTTCGGTTCAATGGTGATGTCCGCAGCAGACTAGTTCCTCCTCTCCCTAGGAATTACTTTGGAAATGCTTTGGCTGAAACAGTGTCACCAGAATGCTATGTGGGAGAAATAGTGTCAAAGCCATTGAGCTATGGTGCACAAAAGATAAGAGAAGCAACTAAAAAGCTTAGAAATGAGTACATAAGGTCACAAATGGAGATTGTGTTAGGAGAGGAGCAATTGGATGGTATAAGGGGTTTCTTCTCGGGACAAGGAGAGCGTAATAGTTTCCCTTTTGCAGGGAATCCAAACCTTCATATCACAAGCTGGATGAGCATGCCAATGTATGAAGCAGATTTTGGATGGGGAAAGCCTGTGTTTTTTGGGTTGGCATATGTCTGTGCACATGATAGGGCAGTGATTCTGCTAGGTCCACATGGTGATGGATCCATTATTGTGTCCATGCATTTCCAAGAAGCACATTTGGAGCTTTTCAAGAAATTCTTCTACCAGAGTTTGTGA